GATTGCCAGTAGACTTTGCGTTAACCAGCCAAGCACGCGCCACAATTTCATCAAAATGCGATTCCAAGGGTTAAATAGGGGCGGATTCTACGCTCTCGCAATCCATACCCCACATCTAAGTTGATTGGACCCACCCGACTACGCCAGCGCACCCCGATACCGACCCCTTGATAAAGGACTTTCTCTTGCCAGCGGTCGGTTGCGGTACCCAGGTCATAAAATAGGGCGCCCCCCCAATCCCGATTAAACCAATGCTGATATTCGCTGCTGCCCGTCGCCAAATATTTAGCGGGTAGAACCGAGCCCTCTACTTCGTAGCCAATACTTTGATAGCTATAGCCGCGCACCGAATTCACTCCCCCCGCGCGAAATAATAACGAAGCTGGAATGCCATCTGAGCCGCCCGCCGTTAAAACGCTGCCCAATTCCGCGCGCAACAAAATCAGATCATTTTTTCCAAGTGGGAAGTACTGACGCCCATGCATATAGAATCGGCCAAAGGTCTGCTCAGTCATAATGTCTTTGACGGCAAACCCCGCTGCAAGCGAAATAATATTACCTTGACGCGCGAACATTGGATCATCGACATTACGCCGCGTCCACGACCAACCCGGCACCAGCGCTCGACTCACATCTGGCGCTTGCGCATTTTGCATAAGCTGATCTTCGTAATAGAGTAAAGTCCACGCGTAGTCAAAATTTTGCAACGCGCGCGCGCGTTGCGCACCGAGCCGCAGGCTACGGATATCCGTATCTTCGATATTGGTACGGGTATGGGACCCTAAAAGACTATTGGTATAGGCTTTATTATCGGGAGGCATGGATAAGCGCAATGAAGTGTTTTGCTGGCGTTGTTCGAACTGCCCTTGCGCACTCAAGATCCAACTACGGCCAAACACATTATTATAGACATAGTGACCTTGCACCCGAGCGCCTGTATCCGATGAATAGCCAATCCCCGAACGAATCGCATGAAAGGGATATTCGCTGACTTTGACCTTGACCGGAACTTGGTTGGGCTGCGTTGCATCATTTGCCACATCGACCGTAACACTGGCGAAGTATGTGGTGTTTTGCACCTGCCTTTGCAATTCAAGCAGCCGTTCTACGCTATAACGTTCACCCGGTTGTAATGGATTTACATGATGAATGATTTTTTCAGGATAGCGTTTTAGTCCGCTAATTTCGATCGGCCCGATCGTAAAAGTCGGGCCGCTCTCGAAAGTGGCCTCAAGTCGCGCCTGCTGCGTATGGGGATCAATCCGCGCTTGCGCGCGAGTCATTTTAGCCGCGGCATAGCGTTTTGCTTGCAACGCCTTGAGTGAAGCCTCTTTAGCGCTTTCCCAAGCGGCTTGGCTAAAGGGCTCGCCGCGCCGTAAAGTCCAACTGCGCCGCGCCGCTTGCTCACGCCCTGGAGCTTCGGTTTGAATCGGACCCGTAAAATTTAGGGCAACGGATGAAATCGTCGTGTGCGGGCCTGGGTCAATGCTAATCGTCACCACATTTTTATCGGCAAATTCGATTACATCTGTAGTCACCGCCGCACTAAAATACCCTTCTGTTTCAGCGAGCTCACGCGCTTGCTGCGGCACCGCTGCAACTAAAAACTCAAATTGTTCATCGCTAATATCCGTGCGTTTTGCGAAACGCGCCAAATCCAAATGGGTTTTCAGCAATGCTTTAAGCTTGCGCGGCGCGTTAATTTCAACCGTATATTCCGCTTGCGCAGAATCCGGCGCAAAAATAAATACGCTGGCGAGTCCAATGCAACAAAACCAACGCCAAGCGCGCATGGATTTGCTTAACGAGTGTTCGATTTCGCTCAAACTGAGTTCCAATAAAATTTTTTAGGCGTTTAAGTAGATCTAGAAAGCGCAGCGAGCATCATATTTGAACATATTTATTAGGTGCCTTTCCACCCCCAAAAGCCTTAAACTTAACCTAAATCCAACCTTCAAGGACAATTTCAGATAAGATTGAGCTCTTAATTCAGTCCATCCTCCGTTAAACAGACGGCTGTGTAGACTAAACGATGAAATCTATCCGATATTTTGCTTATGACGCGTCACTACCAATCTGATATTACTCAATTTATCAACCAACTCAAACAGCAAAAGCCTATGCTCGAAGAAGCGCAGCGCCGCGGGCGCTTGTTGTTGTGGGATAAACCGCAGATTAATCTGGATGAACGAGCGCGGCAACAAACTTCGCGCATCAAACAAACGCCCTACGTCTATTATTAGAGTGGGCTAAACCTTGAAGCAGCCTGCTTTAAGCGCGCTAGCGGATAAGGCGTTGCTTGCGCCTGCTGCTGATTCAACGCCGGATACCATAGATGGCGTAGCTTATGCGCGTTTATATGGCGAGCCGCTGTTTAAGCTGCCACGTGACCTCTATATTCCGCCAGATGCGCTGGAAGTGTTTCTTGAAGCTTTTGAAGGTCCTCTTGATCTCTTGCTATATTTAATTCGCAAGCAGAATTTTAATGTGCTTGATATACCGATGACGGCCGTCACTCGCCAATACCTTGAGTATGTTGAGCAGATCCGCAGCCACAATCTTGAGTTGGCGGCCGAATATTTGCTGATGGCTGCGATGCTGATTGAAATTAAAGCGCGCATGCTGCTGCCAGTCAAACCGGCCGACCCCGAGCAAGAGGCGGAAGACCCGCGCGCAGAACTCGTACGACGCTTGCTTGAATACGAGCAAATCAAGCTCGCTGCGCTCAAACTGGATCAATTGCCCCAACTCGGGCGCGACTTTCTACGCGCGCATATTTATGTTGCGCCAAGCCTGGTTGCGCCGCGCTGGCCCGAGCTCAGTCTGGACGATCTGCGCCTGGCATGGGTGGAGCTGGCTAAACGTGCCAAGCTTGTGGCGCATCACCGCATTCCCCGCGCTGCGCTCTCCGTGCGCGAGCATATGAGCGGTATTTTGCGCAAATTACAACATACTCGTTTTATTGAATTTAGCGAACTATTCGCACCAAGCGCGCCCGCGTCGATCATTGTGGTTAACTTTATCGCCCTGCTTGAACTGGCGCGTGAAAGCTTGATTGAAATCACGCAGGCAGAGGCATTTGCGCCAATTTATCTGCGTCTTTCTTATATCCCTGACGCCCTCATGACACCCGCTGAATCGGCCTCAAGCGAGGCTCTCTTAACCACATAAAAAAACAACCCATAAGGTGTAATTTTAACCATGAAAATTATTCGTTCGATTCAAGAATTGCGCGATCAATTACGCGGACAAAATCGCGCGGCTTTTGTACCCACTATGGGCAATTTGCATGAAGGGCATCTCTCGCTGCTGCGATTGGCTCATCAGCATGGTGACCCAGTCATCGCCAGCATTTTTGTCAATCGCTTGCAATTTGGGCCGAAAGAAGATTTTGACCAGTATCCACGTACTTTTGAGGCAGACCTAGAAAAGCTCCGACAGGAAAATGTCTATGTGTTATTCGCCCCCCGCGAATCTGATTTATATCCAGAGCCGCAGCATTATCGCATCCAACCGCCGAATGGCATCAGCTCAATCCTTGAGGGTGAATTCCGACCTGACTACTTTCAAGGGATGTGCACCGTAGTCATGAAGCTATTTGGCTGCGTGCAGCCACGGACTGCAGTGTTCGGTAAAAAAGACTATCAACAACTCATGATTGTACGGGCGATGAGCCAGCAATTTGCATTACCTACTGAAATTATCGCGGCCGAAACGGTGCGCGCCGAGGATGGTCTAGCGCTGTCCTCACGCAATATTTATCTGAGCTCAGCAGAACGCGCTGAAGCGCCACGTTTATTTAAAACGTTATCAGATCTGCGCCACAAAATTCTCGCAGAAAAGCGTAGCGACTTCGCTACGCTTGAACAAGAAGCCGTAGCCCAGCTTAGTGCGCATGGTTGGGAACCGCAATATATCGCCATTCGCAAACAAGTGGATCTACAAGCACCTGCTACGCATGAGACAAATGAGCCATTAGTCGCGGTCGCAGCGGCCAAACTTGGCGCTACGCGGTTGATCGACAATCTTGAAATTTAAAGCGAGATTAATTCAACATAAAGAGAAAAATTTAAACCAATCTGCTTTGCTCTCTTGCCGAATTCGCTCTATTATTTTTCTAACCTTTACTCTTTATTGAATACCGCTTATGCAACGCATTATGCTGAAATCAAAAATCCATCGCGCCACCGTGACTCACTGCGAGTTGCACTACGAAGGCTCATGCGCGATTGATGAAAATTTACTCGAAGCCGCCAACATTATAGAAAACGAGAAAATTGAAGTTTGGAACATTAATAACGGCGAGCGTTTTTCAACTTATGCAATACGCGCTGAACGCGGCAGCGGCATCATTTCATTAAATGGCTCAGCCGCGCGGCGCGCGCAATTAGGCGATCTAGTCATCATCGCAACCTTTGGCTTGTTTGATGATACCGATGTGCGTACCGGCAATGTAAAGCCTAGCCTAATTTTTGTCGATCAAAATAACCGCATTAAAGAGAGCCGCGAGCATATCCCACTGCAAACCGCATCACCACAATAGCGTTATCTCATCTGGGATGAAATACGTCTTAGCCTATCTGCTATTTGGATTCCTGACGCTAGCATCCTGCCGGGTCTATGCAACCATCCAAGTCAAAGACGATAGTGGCGCAGTGGTAACGCTCTCCACACCGGCAAAACGCGTGATTAGCCTAGCGCCCCATATCACCGAATTGATTTACGCTGCAGGGGGCGGAGCCGCATTGCGCGGGGCTGTCATGTATAGCGATTATCCAGAAGCAGCAAAACAGTTGCCACGCGTAGGCGATTACCAAGCGCTTGATTTGGAGCGCATCATCGCTTTAAAACCTGATTTGGTCATAGCTTGGCGGTATGGCAATGTAGAGCGCCAATTGGAAGCCTTGCGCCAATTGAATATCCCGATTTTTTATAGCGCACCGCACCAACTCGACGATATTGCGCTGACGCTTGAAAACTTCGGTGCTTTACTTGGCGCCCGCGCTACCGCCGCGCAAGCGGCAACTTTATTGCGCGCAGAGATTAAAGCGCTGCGGCAGCGCTATGCGCAGAGCACGCCAATCCGGGTGTTTTATCAAATATCTGAGCGCCCTCTGATTACGCTGAATGGCAAACAGGTTGTTAGCGAGGTAATTGCATTATGCGGTGGACGCAATGTGTTTGCGCATTTAGCGCCAGTGGCCCCGGTTATTTCTGCGGAAGCCGTATTGGCAGCTGACCCGCAGGCAATCATCGTTACGCTCCCTAGCGGTAGCACAACCGAGCAGCCGTTATCGAGCCTTGAACGCTGGCGTAGATGGCCGCAACTGGCCGCCACCCAACATAATGCTCTTTTTTCGATTCATGCAGATTTAATCGACCGCCCTACCCCACGCATTGCACAGGGCGCAGCGCAGCTCTGTGAAGCGCTGGCTACAGCGCGCAATCGGTTAGAGCTTAGATAATGACTGGCTAAGGCGTGAAGGTGCCTCATCTCAGTCTGACCTTCCCTCGCGCACCAGCTTACTCTATTTTAAGTAAATGACTTGTC
The Mycoavidus cysteinexigens genome window above contains:
- a CDS encoding segregation and condensation protein A, with protein sequence MKQPALSALADKALLAPAADSTPDTIDGVAYARLYGEPLFKLPRDLYIPPDALEVFLEAFEGPLDLLLYLIRKQNFNVLDIPMTAVTRQYLEYVEQIRSHNLELAAEYLLMAAMLIEIKARMLLPVKPADPEQEAEDPRAELVRRLLEYEQIKLAALKLDQLPQLGRDFLRAHIYVAPSLVAPRWPELSLDDLRLAWVELAKRAKLVAHHRIPRAALSVREHMSGILRKLQHTRFIEFSELFAPSAPASIIVVNFIALLELARESLIEITQAEAFAPIYLRLSYIPDALMTPAESASSEALLTT
- the panD gene encoding aspartate 1-decarboxylase — encoded protein: MQRIMLKSKIHRATVTHCELHYEGSCAIDENLLEAANIIENEKIEVWNINNGERFSTYAIRAERGSGIISLNGSAARRAQLGDLVIIATFGLFDDTDVRTGNVKPSLIFVDQNNRIKESREHIPLQTASPQ
- a CDS encoding autotransporter assembly complex protein TamA — protein: MRAWRWFCCIGLASVFIFAPDSAQAEYTVEINAPRKLKALLKTHLDLARFAKRTDISDEQFEFLVAAVPQQARELAETEGYFSAAVTTDVIEFADKNVVTISIDPGPHTTISSVALNFTGPIQTEAPGREQAARRSWTLRRGEPFSQAAWESAKEASLKALQAKRYAAAKMTRAQARIDPHTQQARLEATFESGPTFTIGPIEISGLKRYPEKIIHHVNPLQPGERYSVERLLELQRQVQNTTYFASVTVDVANDATQPNQVPVKVKVSEYPFHAIRSGIGYSSDTGARVQGHYVYNNVFGRSWILSAQGQFEQRQQNTSLRLSMPPDNKAYTNSLLGSHTRTNIEDTDIRSLRLGAQRARALQNFDYAWTLLYYEDQLMQNAQAPDVSRALVPGWSWTRRNVDDPMFARQGNIISLAAGFAVKDIMTEQTFGRFYMHGRQYFPLGKNDLILLRAELGSVLTAGGSDGIPASLLFRAGGVNSVRGYSYQSIGYEVEGSVLPAKYLATGSSEYQHWFNRDWGGALFYDLGTATDRWQEKVLYQGVGIGVRWRSRVGPINLDVGYGLRERRIRPYLTLGIAF
- a CDS encoding DUF3460 family protein is translated as MTRHYQSDITQFINQLKQQKPMLEEAQRRGRLLLWDKPQINLDERARQQTSRIKQTPYVYY
- a CDS encoding cobalamin-binding protein, with the protein product MKYVLAYLLFGFLTLASCRVYATIQVKDDSGAVVTLSTPAKRVISLAPHITELIYAAGGGAALRGAVMYSDYPEAAKQLPRVGDYQALDLERIIALKPDLVIAWRYGNVERQLEALRQLNIPIFYSAPHQLDDIALTLENFGALLGARATAAQAATLLRAEIKALRQRYAQSTPIRVFYQISERPLITLNGKQVVSEVIALCGGRNVFAHLAPVAPVISAEAVLAADPQAIIVTLPSGSTTEQPLSSLERWRRWPQLAATQHNALFSIHADLIDRPTPRIAQGAAQLCEALATARNRLELR
- the panC gene encoding pantoate--beta-alanine ligase, with the protein product MKIIRSIQELRDQLRGQNRAAFVPTMGNLHEGHLSLLRLAHQHGDPVIASIFVNRLQFGPKEDFDQYPRTFEADLEKLRQENVYVLFAPRESDLYPEPQHYRIQPPNGISSILEGEFRPDYFQGMCTVVMKLFGCVQPRTAVFGKKDYQQLMIVRAMSQQFALPTEIIAAETVRAEDGLALSSRNIYLSSAERAEAPRLFKTLSDLRHKILAEKRSDFATLEQEAVAQLSAHGWEPQYIAIRKQVDLQAPATHETNEPLVAVAAAKLGATRLIDNLEI